gacttagcccccagcgacttctttttgctccccaatcttaaaaaggatctgcgtggaaataaattttctgacgatgaagcattgaaggcggcagtggaggagcatttttacacgaaagataaaaaatatttttacgagggattaaaaaaaataattgatcgatcttttaagtgtatgaacatagggggggagtatattgaaaaataaaaatatcaaacttttcgtacttgtttgttttcattctcataccgagaatattttgaacacccctcgtagttctcaatggttctcgtgtaaatcgagaatgagcctttttggaaatatggtattttgggcctagtttcttatgagaagaggggctttcgaaattagagtgtattgactaatagtgcgttttgagactagtgcattcgccaccggaaaGTTTATAGGAAGGTTTACGAATTAGCTAAATTGAAATATTTCTAATAAACATGCTATTAAACAgaaactacaaaaaaatatatttgtttccaTTTTATTTTCCCAAAATATTATCTGTGTCCAAGAACTATACACCTACTTACCTGGTCCAATTTTGTCGTATGCCCCAACTGGGCCCGGTCCGGGATTTGAACCAGGTACAATGGGTTAGCGGATAGCGAGTGGGTAGTCCGATGCTGCGGCTGAATTTTATGAACTCCGTACTGAAGAGGTTGCGCACCGCTGAAGTTATCCTCTGaaagatttttttgaagtgtatacttctttagcggcgctgggcactttttgaggtggggaaaaaaattataaactcgagacagcgtaaggcgatcacgtgaccgtaaggggcgtaaggcgatcacgtgaccgcgcgtaagccccgtaaggtggccatttataatttaaatggcatttaaataaataaagaaaacctcaatgttatttgacatttatgttgcggactccttttcaagactcttattttgtatcttattacctatgtacaaataatttgacgttgtcatggcagtatgtaaataaacatgtcaatgaaaaagttcactcttatttgagaatgataataatatataataaataaatagaatacctccgctaaacgtattgTATCGTGTtgccgggcgtcggtaacatagtgaggtgagttttcacttctatcggcactcccggagtgcaaccgttgttgcttgttttttctagttatttttttgtaatgctTTAATCTATCTTTATGTGGTATCTGTCTTGCCATCACCAATAGTAGGTACagacacctgcaataatatgctacacaacgaaggccgcaaaaatatcctGAAAACGTCCTGAAAAAAAACGATTTGATTTTTGGAGAATTATCAACCCTTAGTTATGAGACTTTACTGAGATTCGAACCTACGGCCTCCAATTTCGTACGCAGAACCCCAAAGATTCCAAAGTCTAGGTACTAGGTAAAATACTAGTGCACTCACCTGGATATGCTCTAAGCTGTGTACCCCGATCGGAGGCAGGTGATACGCGTGTTCTAGCATCAGCAGCCTACGTCCGTTGATTTTGTTATCCATAATGCACTCCTACAAGAAAACGGTAgggttatgaaataaaaataaataaataaacattataggacattcttacacagatttactaattcccacggtaagctcaagaaggcttgtgttgcgggtactcagacaacgatatatataatatatacaaatacatagaaaacacccaagactcatggacaaatatctgtgctcatcaaacaaataaatgcccttaccgggattcaaacccaggaccgcggcttcacaggcagggtcactagtcactacccactaggccagactagTCGTCAAATAAAGTcatgaaatagatgtcatgtactgaagaaaaaataattaagccAAGCCCGTCAGCGACCGAGACCAGAATCATACAtgcatttttaacccccgatgcaaaaagaggggtgtttgTTACGCCAATAAAAGACtataaccaggcgtggctcactccgcgatttcgtcgcgtcgctacaagtacatgcagcCGTCACCAGTTCTGGTGTCTAGcagtagtagttgccgcgcaccgctacgttCGTGATCTGAGATCTGATCTGATGAGAGTTGAGATCTGATCTGGGTTCTAGCAGAATCTTCttgttctttattttatttttagtttgatattgtttctattttttttgtcaatatgtgtgtattgtggcaagcgaataaatggtttatctatctatctacggaacggacgcgtacatctgtcgtaatagatgcGTTTTGTTATCTCTAACAAAAACATCCTgtgcctagtactattatttattctgtgctataacCAAGTACTCCCTTGGATCGTGGATACACGTATTGTGAATACCGTATACTCCGGCAGTCCGACTTGCCCCTCGACCCACTGAGCTACGTCTTCCTCTGACCAATGGAACGCCTCTGGAAACTTCAGCTGGTCTACCACTACCGCTGTTAGCTCGTATAAAGTAGGTGGTGTTCGCAAACAGGGTCTCAACTTCCTGCCAACATATATAAGCAAAGACAATTAAGAAGacatagtgtaaggcctgagtggacgctcgaagcggagggttcggcggggcgtgcagcgtggcgtcgggctcacaagtgatttgagcagcgtgcactaaggccagtCCTATGcggttgcatttgtttaacatgcacgccgcacgctccaccccgctgcacgcccaactcgagcgtccactcaagccttacacatacgagtgctcactccatacatcagttttgttaccaaaacgaTTATTTTCGTAATAGTCTACATCtggcgtcaagtagcggaccaGTAGGCcgagcacatgattggcgcgacagtatctcgcggtgaGATAGACTACCAGTCTTCTAACTATATtcataaaagagggacgggtacgtggtctatctcgccgcgagatactgtcgcgtcaATGTGCAGATAATTATGGTTCCAACTGCACCCGTAAAACTCTGTAAGGTCAGTAGttgtagtagtaaacacttaattgtacaaaaagacacataaaactgataaaacatgaaaaaacacataatttgtacaaaggcgaacttatccctttcagggatctcttccactTAACCTTCAGATCAGATGGGGTAAGACTGGTAACAGAAATATTTAGGTAAGAGAAACACCTGTAATCCTTATATTGTTTTTCTTACCCCACACCTTAGGTACCTTATACCTTAGTGATTTTTTTTCCgcctaatttattttttgaatcTTTACGAAGTAAATTCGCACACATTTCGACCATTGAAAAAAAACGTAATGACACAAAGCACGAAAAATATCGTACATTGaccgcctgttcctatctctatcgcacgcgcgtaattatattgctgtctcgcccatgatgccggcggtctatgtcactgtgcgagcgggacagcagtataattatgcgcgtgtgATAGAGACAGGAATAGGCGGGAATGTGCGCAATTCCTCATGGTTTTGTTACTTTTAGCTTTATGTTGTTACCTAGCGCtatatattttagatttatcaGTAGGTAATCTAGTAATCTGTGGACGATGTTGTTGGTCTCACACTTTATTACCCTTTGTATTCTATTTCTGTGTCTTAACCCTGTGTGTTACTGTTTTTTGTcccaaataaattgaaaaaaaaaaaaaaaaaaaaaaagcgtgcTTTCACTTGTACGTACGCTGGCTTTCTATAAGGCGCATCTTTCGGGAAGCACGTGCATTCTGCACATGTCGTCTTGTCCGGGGTGGGATACACGATCTGTAAATGcaagattataattataacttactagcgacccgccatgCCACTACAcacgtgtaaggcctgagtggacgctcggagcggagcgttcggcggggcgtgcagcgtggctttgggctcacgcgtgatgtgagcagcgtgcacatTTGTTTggcatgcacgccgcacgccccgccccgctgcacgcccaacatgagcgtccactcaggccttacacacacaaaaccttaaatatacctaaacctCCCTCAATGGCCTCATTGATAATCACTCTATTCATCATTTTCCTTGGCAacgaatcccaagaattggcgtaggcactagttttacgaaagcgactgccatcagtgccatctaaccttccaacccagagggtaaaatgtcttattaggattagtccggtttcctcacgatgttttccttcaccgaaaagcgactggcaaatatcaaatatatgaTATTTCGCACATGTGTTccggaaaactcattggtacgagccggggtttgaacccgcgacctccggattgaaagtcgcacgctcttactgctaggacaccagcgcttcaataatcactctattgctaggtgaaaaccgcatgtaaatccgtttagtagtttttgagtttatcgcgaatatacatacacacagacagacgcggtaGGGGACTTGTGTAGATCGATATGTAGGCAATTTGTCAGTATGAGGTATTACCTAAATGCAACACTTTTTAAAATCCCAAATGGACTTCGTTTTTATTGTAGAATGGTCAAACTTTGTCAAACGTTCTAGAGTAAGGACGCTTTCTGcgaggaatttcgtacatttaacccgcatgacaaatacgatcgtttccgagaaaatacgatggcaaaggattgttcactacatctgtagccAAGCGGGGAATCAAAATTATATGGACACACTCTTATATGTGCTCACATCACTTTtaacgcctcgcccgcttagcgacTTCTGACTgcagccaggcgtggctcactccgcgatttcgttgcgtcgctacaagtacacgcggcccacaccaattttggtgtctagcagtagtagttgccgcgcaccgctacggaacggaagcctgctcgcgcttgcgccacctagcgaccatatcagtcgtaatagacgcgttttgttagagtgaaccttttgtacctagtactattatttgtaCAGCCCCCTCCAGACTGTGTGCGTGAATCGtgggcgaagccgcgaacgcgagtgtggtgtCGATTTCGCTGTCTGTTAAAATCGACTcgacaccagggatgttgcgaatatccgcatccgcattaaatccgcatcgtttttatgcggatgcggatgcagatgcggatgttgaaaataatgcggaagttccgcggttgcggatgtggaacaggtcgatACAGGAACGTcgtagcatcggcgtaagtgctagactgctaggtaatttagtaattagccaaaaaaaacttattagaaattagcagtcaagcgtgagtgggacttaatgtacggaacccttagaacgcgagtccgactcgcacttggccggttttgaaataaaaattactaaaatgtaatatttgacgttttttatgtacctatcttgacatccgcatccgcggatgtgggcctttaaaaatccgcatccgcctccgcggatgtcaaaaaatcgacaTCCGCACCATCCCTgctccacactcgcgtttgcggcatcgcgccgcgattcgcgcacgagtgtggagggggcttactGTAGCTACGGGCCACTGATTTGAGTACCTTCCGTCCAGGTATGACCACTGATGGTTGTCTTCGTGGTATCACTAG
Above is a window of Cydia amplana chromosome 26, ilCydAmpl1.1, whole genome shotgun sequence DNA encoding:
- the LOC134660275 gene encoding uncharacterized protein LOC134660275: MPVTESPPKKRKREQLVIPRRQPSVVIPGRKIVYPTPDKTTCAECTCFPKDAPYRKPAKLRPCLRTPPTLYELTAVVVDQLKFPEAFHWSEEDVAQWVEGQVGLPEYTECIMDNKINGRRLLMLEHAYHLPPIGVHSLEHIQRITSAVRNLFSTEFIKFSRSIGLPTRYPLTHCTWFKSRTGPSWGIRQNWTRCDILRAMGILMPAPVYMDHWDLVWYQKPDFPKVKLARIPKRDKVDSIPHYIAREKEVSNEILVPRKFILEKHIPPELQMIWIQKIDYPPLFPEEKKKKRPAKPSRLAPKPVKIEGLKGEQLLLARRKMPKPKFLS